A window of Aurantibacillus circumpalustris genomic DNA:
AAGCTGCTTATTAAAGCATCGGTAGCCTAACTTCATAATTTAAGTCCTTTTTAAATTGTGATTTAATAAAGCCTCAGGGGTTCGAACCTGGGGCTTTACAAATTTAATTACAGTTATATGTTATTTAAATATAAGTGTACTTAAACCACAATTTACCTCCCTAAAATCCTACTTTGTTTTTTGAGATACTCCAATCTTTCTAACTCACATTTAATAGCAAATTCAGCGCAGCAATACACTGTCCGTTTCCTTGTACGTATTATAGGGGATTTGTTATGAACCTTACACTTTGCCACCGCACTACCAAAGCTATTTAGACATAATAACAGTTATAATCCTACAACGGCCTTACGGCTGCGTTTCCGACTCATAACTGCGCATTATGTTAAATATAATTAATAAAAGTAAAAGTATCCATACAAGATACTTTATTGAATTTAAAGTGATTTTTTAGCGTTCTGCTCCACTTTACCGTAAGCAGGACATCTTTCATGACTCTTACAAGAAGAAACTGAAACTGATATTACGAAAGCTACAAGGACAAAGGATATAATTTTTTTCATGCCAAATAATGTATTTTGTAAAGATAACTAATTACTTTCGTTTCGGAATGTTAAAAATAAAAATTAACCCTAGGTTATTAACAAGTGGTTTTTAATGGTAAACAAGTCAATAAATGCGTCATGGAATAAACTACTCTCGGATGAATTTGAGAAACCGTATTATTATAAATTAAGTGAGTTAGTAAACAATGCATATGAAAAATCCGTTGTTTATCCTCCTTCAGAACTCGTATTTAATGCTCTTATAAAGTGTCCCCTCGATAAAATTAAGGTTGTTCTTATCGGACAAGATCCTTATCATCGCATTGGCCAAGCTCATGGTTTGAGTTTTTCGGTAAGTGATGGTATTAAAAAGCCTCAAAGTTTACAAAATATATTCAAAGAACTACTTAATGACGTGCCTGAATTTAAAATACCCAAATCTGGTAATCTTGAAAAATGGGCGAACCAGGGTGTACTCTTGTTAAATACTATTCTTACGGTTCAAGAGGGATTGCCGGGAAGTCATAAGTCTTTTGGCTGGGAAGTATTTACTGACGCTGTGATTAAATTAATCAGTGAGAATAAGACTAACATCGTATTTATGCTCTGGGGTAATTATGCCAGATCAAAAGCGGATTTAATTGATGAGAATAAACACCTTATACTAAAAGCTGCACACCCATCGCCCTTGGCACGTGGTGCATTTTTTGGAAGTAGACACTTTAGTAAAACGAATGCTTTTTTAACCGAAAAGGGTATTAATGCAATTAATTGGAACTTAGAGTAAATTTAAATTTCTCGGTACTCTTTTTTTTACCATTACTTTCAAAAATTTGCCAAACCCCTGTTTTTATATATTCTTTATTTTCAATAGAATAAATTAATTCGCCTTCTTCTTTAATTAAACCGTTTGGATAAAATGACTTGTCAGAATATTTTTTATTTGCTATATCAATTATTAAAAGTTCTGACTGTAATTCTGCATTTAAAAACCAAACTCTTTTTGAGCTGACACAATTCGCTTTTTGATCAAATTCTATCTGACTCTTTGGTAAACCGTTAGAAAAAAACTCAGTCATTCTCTCAGGTAGATTATTATTAAAATGGATCTGATTTTTTAAACCACCGCTCTCAAAGTAAACATCAATGTTACAATTTTGGGGGTCTGTGTAAGTAATATAGTGTTCACATTGACCATTTTCGAAGAAATTTTTAAATAAAACAAGCTTTCCCTCCTTGTAATAACTTATATGCATTAGTTGCCCATTATCAAAATACTCTTCGTTCCAGCCTTGCACAACAGAACCTTGCTCACTGAGTAATTCATAATCTAATTTCAAAACCCACATCATTTTGTAGTAAATAAGTACGCCTTCGCAACTGTCGAGCATTTGCTTTTGTGTGTATCGCGTCGAATACTCATGCTTATGTTGGGTTTGAGCTGATACGCTGATAGCAACAAAATCAAGTAATATTAGTATAAATAGAATGTTTTTCAACTAATTATGTGCAATTGAATGTATTAATACTGCAAGATAAAAAATTAAAATCAAATTATAATAAGCGCATTTTTATATGTGGAATATCATCTTCCAAATATTGAGAACCTTCTACTTTAAAGCCAAGGTCAGTATAAAATTTTAATAGATAGAATTGTGCAGATATTACTATGGCGTGTTCTTCGAATAAATTTTTGGTTTTATTGATTGCTTCCTGCATTAAAAACTTCCCTAAACCATTGTGCCTAAAATCTTTGTTTATAGCGACTCTTCCTATCGAAGGTTCCATGTATGAAGAATTCGGAGGAAGAATGCGGCAATACCCTATCAGCTTTTTATTTTCAAAAATCATTAAGTGATTT
This region includes:
- the ung gene encoding uracil-DNA glycosylase; protein product: MVNKSINASWNKLLSDEFEKPYYYKLSELVNNAYEKSVVYPPSELVFNALIKCPLDKIKVVLIGQDPYHRIGQAHGLSFSVSDGIKKPQSLQNIFKELLNDVPEFKIPKSGNLEKWANQGVLLLNTILTVQEGLPGSHKSFGWEVFTDAVIKLISENKTNIVFMLWGNYARSKADLIDENKHLILKAAHPSPLARGAFFGSRHFSKTNAFLTEKGINAINWNLE
- a CDS encoding GNAT family N-acetyltransferase, whose product is MELIVKEFNSLSVKELFEIYHLRSQIFIVEQNCAYQDVDDKDTVSNHLMIFENKKLIGYCRILPPNSSYMEPSIGRVAINKDFRHNGLGKFLMQEAINKTKNLFEEHAIVISAQFYLLKFYTDLGFKVEGSQYLEDDIPHIKMRLL